A genomic window from Indicator indicator isolate 239-I01 chromosome 10, UM_Iind_1.1, whole genome shotgun sequence includes:
- the SOAT1 gene encoding sterol O-acyltransferase 1, with translation MAGEDCVRKRQSGSTTTCKTPENEEKQRRRENERSFQNSSNGWVDVDHVITRKMQLIAEAEQLKPVFMKEVDSHFTEFVNSLVAKSALLDSSSSASLFPASCSEKELYKAKTLRAPPEHGKIFTARRSLLDELFEVSHIRTIYHMFIALLIVFILSTLLVDFIDEGRLVLGFDLLVFVFGKFPVVFCTWLCMFCATVIVPYNLFAWWAQGYGSSSHRVIHSFFYGMLFTLFQTAGLGFGPTYVAISYALPPASRFIVILEQVRLVMKAHSFIRENVPRVLSSVKDKSGTVPIPRISQYLYFLFAPTLIYRDSYPRNPTTRWSYVATKFAQVLGSLFYAYYIFVRLCIPQFRNSSQETFNLRGLVLCIFNSILPGVLILFLVFFAFLHCWLNAFAEMMRFADRMFYKDWWNSTSYANYYRTWNVVVHDWLYYYAYRDFLWFFGKKFKAAAMLSVFTVSAAVHEYVLSICFGFFYPVLFCLFMCFGMLFNFILNDRRKGPIWNVIMWTSLFLGQGVIICLYSQEWYARQYCPTENPTFLDYLKPRSWSCHMKM, from the exons ATGGCAGGTGAAGACTGCGTAAGAAAGCGCCAATCTGGCTCTACTACAACCTGTAAGACCCCTGAgaatgaagaaaagcagaggagacGTGAGAATGAGAGGTCATTTCAAAACTCAAGCAATG GCTGGGTTGATGTTGACCATGTGATAACAAGGAAAATGCAGCTAATAGCAGAAGCTGAG cAATTGAAGCCAGTTTTCATGAAGGAGGTAGACAGTCACTTCACAGAGTTTGTGAACAGTTTAGTGGCAAAGTCAGCACTCTTGGATTCCTCATCTTCAGCCTCCCTCTTCCCGGCttcctgctcagagaaggaacTGTACAAAGCCAA GACCTTGAGGGCCCCTCCAGAACATGGGAAGATCTTTACTGCCAGAAGGTCCTTATTGGA TGAGCTGTTTGAAGTGAGTCACATCAGGACAATCTACCACATGTTCATTGCTCTTCTCATAGTCTTCATCCTCAGCACACTTCTAGTAGACTTCATTGATGAAGGAAG GCTGGTCCTAGGATTTGATCTCTTGGTCTTTGTTTTTGGAAAGTTTCCAGTTGTCTTCTGTACTTGGCTGTGCATGTTCTGTGCCACCGTTATCGTTCCATACAACCTTTTTGCCTGGTGGGCCCAAGGCTACGGCAGTTCCTCCCATCGTGTAATCCACTCATTCTTCTATGGGATGTTGTTCACACTCTTCCAAACAGCTGGGCTTGGATTTGGACCAACCTATGTTGCTATATCATatgccctgcctccagcttccCGTTTTATTGtaatactggaacag GTTCGTCTAGTTATGAAGGCTCATTCATTCATCCGGGAGAATGTCCCCAGAGTCCTGTCCTCTGTAAAGGACAAATCAG gcaCAGTACCTATTCCGAGAATTTCTCAATACCTGTACTTCCTCTTTGCTCCCACCCTCATCTACAGAGACAGCTATCCCAG GAATCCCACGACAAGATGGAGCTATGTTGCTACCAAGTTTGCACAG GTGCTTGGATCACTTTTCTATGCCTACTACATCTTCGTGAGACTCTGCATTCCTCAGTTCCGTAACAGCAGTCAAGAAACCTTCAATCTTCGAGGGCTGGTCCTCTGCATTTTCAATTCCATTCTGCCAG GGGTTCTGATTCTCTTCCtggttttctttgcctttcttcaCTGTTGGCTCAACGCGTTTGCTGAGATGATGCGCTTTGCAGACAGGATGTTCTACAAG GACTGGTGGAACTCCACTTCCTATGCAAACTACTACCGAACCTGGAACGTGGTAGTACACGACTGGCTTTATTACTATGCCTACAGGGACTTTCTTTGG tttttTGGTAAGAAGTTCAAGGCAGCAGCTATGCTGTCTGTCTTCACAGTGTCAGCTGCTGTGCATGAATATGTTCTGAGCATCTGCTTCGGCTTCTTCTATCCAGTTCTCTTTTGCTTGTTCATGTGCTTTGGAA TGCTCTTCAACTTCATCCTTAATGACCGTCGGAAAGGGCCCATCTGGAACGTGATCATGTGGACTTCCCTCTTCCTGGGCCAAGGTGTCATCATCTGCCTCTACAGCCAGGAGTGGTATGCCCGCCAGTACTGCCCTACAGAAAAT CCCACGTTCCTGGACTACTTAAAACCACGCTCGTGGTCATGTCATATGAAGATGTAG